One Nitrospira sp. genomic region harbors:
- a CDS encoding methyltransferase domain-containing protein gives MSHLKTFIPEEVLKISYGCGTPAGLKTVRAGETVLDIGSGGGIDCFEASRLVGPTGRVIGIDMTDTMLAIARRNAVIVAGNLGYPFSNVEFRKGLADAMPVEDDTVDLIISNCVINLAPDKRKVFREMFRIAKLGGRFTISDIVADQPVPQYLVHDAEKWGDCLSGALTLTDYMAGTTEAGFAGIHLIKSSPWQRIDGIHFFSVTLTGYKLPAHAPASGPRYATLRGPFSRVVDELGTTYRRGIPQALTTEAARLLSQPPFAAQFVLSQDPVTLDQTDPRWTAVFPEQTPCVWRGDFALLAGPFMEAQDDDHHVFRRGEPLEICSKSLKVLESEGYAPHFAILNRAGQRVTGGAVTCSPEGACC, from the coding sequence ATGAGCCACCTCAAGACTTTCATCCCGGAGGAGGTCCTCAAGATCTCCTATGGCTGCGGCACGCCCGCCGGTCTGAAAACCGTGCGCGCCGGGGAAACCGTTCTGGACATCGGATCAGGTGGCGGTATCGACTGCTTCGAGGCCTCGCGCCTTGTCGGCCCGACTGGCCGTGTGATCGGGATCGACATGACGGATACAATGCTGGCGATCGCACGCAGGAACGCCGTGATCGTGGCCGGCAATCTCGGCTATCCGTTCTCCAATGTTGAGTTCAGAAAAGGTCTGGCTGATGCCATGCCAGTGGAGGATGACACGGTTGATTTGATTATTTCCAATTGCGTGATCAATCTGGCCCCGGACAAGCGCAAGGTCTTCCGCGAAATGTTCCGCATCGCCAAATTAGGTGGACGTTTCACGATTTCAGATATTGTCGCCGACCAGCCCGTGCCTCAGTATCTGGTTCACGATGCGGAGAAATGGGGCGACTGCCTGTCGGGCGCCTTGACTCTCACCGACTATATGGCTGGCACGACGGAGGCGGGGTTTGCCGGCATCCATCTGATCAAGTCGTCACCCTGGCAACGGATCGACGGCATCCATTTCTTCTCGGTGACCTTAACCGGCTACAAACTCCCTGCGCATGCCCCGGCATCCGGCCCACGCTACGCGACATTGCGCGGCCCCTTCAGCCGGGTGGTGGATGAACTCGGGACAACGTATCGGCGCGGGATTCCACAAGCACTCACCACAGAAGCGGCGCGGCTTCTGAGCCAGCCGCCATTTGCCGCACAGTTTGTCTTGTCACAAGATCCGGTGACGCTCGACCAGACAGATCCACGCTGGACCGCGGTGTTTCCCGAACAGACCCCCTGCGTCTGGCGAGGCGATTTTGCCTTGCTGGCAGGGCCATTCATGGAAGCGCAGGATGACGATCATCATGTCTTTCGGCGCGGCGAGCCACTGGAAATTTGCTCTAAGAGCCTCAAGGTCCTTGAATCGGAAGGCTATGCCCCGCATTTTGCGATCCTCAATCGCGCCGGTCAACGCGTGACTGGGGGGGCCGTCACCTGTTCACCTGAGGGAGCCTGCTGTTGA
- a CDS encoding heavy metal-responsive transcriptional regulator, with protein MTVECTIGQLAKAVGVNIQTVRYYERLRLLGPSARRPSGYRIYGEDEERRLRFIKNAQALGFTLQEIAELLKLSVTSTARCGDVQRRAQTKLTHVEAKVRDLQALARALRNLIRDCRAGQPTDRCPILQSLEKTERKVNDDNRKTTR; from the coding sequence ATGACAGTTGAGTGCACTATCGGGCAACTCGCGAAAGCGGTCGGCGTCAACATCCAGACAGTGCGGTACTACGAACGGCTCAGGCTGCTTGGTCCGTCTGCGCGCCGACCATCGGGATACCGGATCTATGGCGAAGACGAGGAACGGAGGCTTCGGTTCATCAAGAACGCTCAAGCACTGGGATTCACGCTGCAAGAAATCGCCGAACTGCTCAAGCTCAGTGTCACGTCGACCGCGCGCTGCGGTGATGTACAACGACGAGCGCAAACCAAGCTGACGCACGTAGAGGCGAAAGTGCGGGATCTGCAAGCGCTCGCCCGGGCGCTTCGGAACCTGATTCGAGACTGCCGGGCCGGGCAGCCGACGGATCGCTGTCCGATTTTGCAGAGTCTGGAGAAGACAGAAAGGAAGGTCAACGATGACAACCGAAAAACGACGCGTTGA